A segment of the Ananas comosus cultivar F153 unplaced genomic scaffold, ASM154086v1, whole genome shotgun sequence genome:
TTAAGTCCTCTATCAATGAATTTAACAAAAGATGTCATCATCAATGAATGAATATGATAATTTGTTAATATCGCGATCGTTGGTAGCTTCTTTGAGTCTCTTTCCACACAGACCATCAGTTTCCGAACCTAGTCTAGTCCAGAATCTTCTTATTCTTctgtttaatattaaattttaataaaattatatataatgacgTAGAGATATTATACTGAGTCgatgctttcaatttttttttagcttttagatcaaaaattatataattaaaataataattaataaaaattattttgctaTACTATTGCTTGATACTATCGAATTCTCGgctgttggaaaaaaaaaatatctggtTAATATGATAGTGATCTCCGAAGATTAAGTAGGTgattgattaaataatataatttaacgaataaaaataattagaaagtaGATTTAACGGCAGAAAACGAACTTGATATTGTGGATATATAGCAATAGCCGGACTTATAAAAATAGTTACCACAGAGTTTAATTAGTAGTCGAAGTTctctagaaaaataattttatcgtAAGGTCTAAAAAAGGAAGCACCATAGTAGTGTTTTCAAAAGGACTATAGTGGGACTCATATTTCGATTGAtctaagagagaaaaaaaaaattatttgtaaattgtaaATGGAATAAAAATCActtccttaatttttttatattttaaattattttaattacttaaattaacaattttctTCATTTAATAGATAATTTCATCACATTTAAtaccttatttttttaaaaaaatatataaaaaagtagctccagaaaatttatatttccaaATTTAGGCACCACATGGacatgaataataatttaaagggacaattatttatttactccTGAAAAATTTTCGGCTTTTTAATTTACCCttcttagaaaaataatattaaaaatattttttttactttccaaactatttcaaatataattttagagtTAAATTATGTTAATGAACGGTTAGCAATATctgttatatttataaaattactcttttaccttttcaaatatattggcTTAAATGAACCAACATTCTGCCATGTGGCGGAAGGCTAAGTGGACcgaatcatgttcgaaatggcgggaAGCTAGGTTGGGCTGAATCATGTTCGAAACAGCATGATGCTAATTGGGTTGAGTCACATTCGAGACCCGTAGACGCtgtatctgtacactttaagtgaattggttgcgtattttttTAACAGCTCAAGTTTTTTGGATAAATGATTAGGGCCAACGATCCAACAAGTAGTATCAAAACCAGAAGTCACGAGTTCGCTGCAAATATGCAAGTGCCGGAGAAGGAATTTTTGGCTTAAATAGAAGGGATTTTTGGCTTAAATAGACCAGCATTTCGCTCTGTGGCGGGAGACcaagtgggccgagtcatgttcgaaattgCGTGAGGCTGattaggccgagtcacaatcgagacccatggacgctgtatctgtacgctttaagtgaattgtttgcgtatttctaacagctcaaaCTTTTGGGATTATTGGTTAGTGCCAACAATCCGACAAAATAAATCCTCCGACAAAATATATCCTTTTATCATCACCGACACCACATGGACATTATCCCTAGAATTAAATTCTGTTAACAAACTATTAGCAATAGTTGTTATAAccataaaattactattttaccctctcaaatatacccttctatcattaccgacttttcttatttgcccttaaattaggggtacaaaaagtattttatttttttgatcaaatataccattctacaatcaccaatattttttatttgcccttaaattaataTGTGATTATGTACTTAAGAGCAGTAGaaattgattgaatttgataaCTGAACATAACAAGTGTATGAACAGTGAAGTACAAAGTACTAAAATTCACACTCAAAAACAGTtctcaatatatacatatttttttagcaCACAAAAAGGAACATATTTGCAAAAAGAACTCATTCTACAACACCTCTCGAATCCACGATAGAAAGAAAGAGGAGTTAAaaacctcttttcttttctttttttacagaTCTAAACCCTATGATtcggggcaaaaaaaaaaaacactagggCTCGCGATCTCTATGTCCACGCACCTGGTACGAGAGAGAATTAGGGTTCAGGGTTTCAAAGGTCGGCGCCTTCGGCGGCGGACATGGTGGAGAGGCGGCTCGGCCGCGGCTGGTACGCGGCGCGGCGCCGCAGCTGATGGGACGAGGGGCGGATGGGCGCGGTGAGGGCCCGCCGCACCCACTCGCCCTCCACGGCCCCGATCCGGACCAAGGAGTTCGCCATCGCCGACCTTCGCATGTTGAGCTGGGCCGATACGGACCCGCcgcgccctcctccgcctccgccgccgtggGGGGGGACGGCGTAGCCCTTGTGGAGGCTGCAGCGGAAGGATCCCGGGTGCGTCGTCGGCGAGCACAGGCACGTCTTCGGATGGGCGGCGCCGGCTCCgtcgcctccgccgcggcggcggttGAGGTGGCGTTCGGCGACGGAGACGGAGCGAGCGGGGTGGGGGGCCGATCGCGGGGGGACGAGGAGGTGGATGCGGGTGGGGGAGACGGGGCGGCGGAAGAAGCTCGCGCCGGAGGAGCTCGAGACGAAGCTCGCGGCgccggcggaggacgacgacgcgAACGCCgacgcggaggaggaggcgaacggcggcggcgacggcgcccgCGTGGTGGGCGAGGACGATGGCCGGAGGGACTCGGCGCCGCCGGAGAGAATCGGCCCGCCGGATCTGGTTCTGGAGAGCACCGCCATgggaacgagagagagagagagagagagagagagagagagagtaagcaATTTGGGAAGCAACTTGGGAATCCGTAGTTTCGCTCGTGTAGTgtgatatttatagaaaaacgAGGTTTCTAATTCAGCGTACGAGGGTAGTAAGTTATGAGGTAAATAAGCACCGAGGCCCCTTAACTACACGCAATTCTAAAATAGGTTCTTCCACaccacaaaattattattattcacatAATATACTTAAGTAATTGGTCTACTAAGAGAGACACTGCATAATATAACATGCAGTAAAAAaatgagataataaaaaaaatctgtatttatttttatacgtAATATTATCTTTTAcagtaaattaattataatatattttctatcaatatcttttatttttgatgagtaaatttacaataataaaacgtaaaaaaaaaatttgtttttaactacgttttaggcttcgtttggaataaaatatcatgtttgttgtttccgtacgtaatattgcgtttcgcatatcgcgatgagtcggttacgatatattttttacggtcCATCGGAGAACATAAAAGCATATCACTATATGCCTAGCATTAGATAGGATAATCTAGTAGTAGTATATTgggatatttttaagttttcaacaccataatattagaatattattatctcaaaaaaaaaaaaaaaaccgaagaTAATTTTGGAGAGTGCGTGGGTTAAGCAACCCCTACTATGGGTTAGGATTTTAACCGGAGTTAGTAGCAGAGTTGAAGACGTTCGGCGCTCCCGGGAAAAATGCGAAGAACCAGCGGAGGCGGCAAAAATGCGGTGGGCGTGACAGCGCGGACCCACGTGGCACCGGGACGTTGAAGCGACAGTTGCTGTGGTCCCCACCGCCCAGACACGTGTCCTAATCCTGATTTGTCGTTCTTCCCACATGACGTGGACGAGTTGTTTTTTAACCAATTGTAGTTATACACGTACAAATATCTGATCAACTTCAAATATtatccttataatttttttttttattttagtattttatggtttaaaatatatccggtaattttattttatttttcatcaattttttttagttaaaattttgttgaaCCATATAcgaaaaatttcagatatctcatatataatttattgaacattcactttagtattttttaatttttaactttgtcaataatttaataaaaaaattaataagagcATATTGTAAGAAAATGATATGCTTTAAactataagatactaaagtgagaaagtgtgaaactatatataggatggtatctgaagtttttttttattttattaaatttaagccTAATTATcttatgttatattattttttattttttattttttttttcaagtgcTTTACAAAACTGTTGTTCTATTTCAAATCCTATTCTatgagaaataaataatataattttaaataaaaaatattataattattgatCGAAAGTGTGGAATATTTATTAAGCTTAttcatcaaataataataaaatatataaaatcaaccaaaaaaaattacaaataatttagtaaaaaaaatttaatgagttTATCATGGAGATTCCATATTTTCCTACCATTTTATCATTGCTTCTTAATAAAGTTACtgaattttatctaaaataataaattttttttatggtaaTTACTAATAATGTACAGATTGACGAGAAAAAAATTACTCTGTgatatttaaggaaaaaaaaagaagacaaaaaaataaatttaaaatacagtgtaaaaattgataaaagataaaaatataatagtatcttaaaaaaaaataagtatagtatagtaagtaaaaaaaataaaaaataaaccatGGTGTGGTATAGTGTAATTAAGCAGTGAATATGTActatgaatcaaatttaaaatttaaagttgattttgaatttacaattttaagttttacaaacctgaaattttgttatttttaatgtgtaaaatttaaattaatctttggatttgggtttaaatttataagtaaaaattatttaatgtgaaaccaaaatataaattatgagTTCGTtatgataaattatttaatcttataaaaaaacTATGAGTTCATTATtgtataattaactaattagaaACTAACTATCATTTAATCTTATTCTATGTATAAGCAAGTCTTattagagatcaaaactatTACTTAATTGAACTCATCCTACGAATAAACAAACGGAATATCGAGGTGTTAGCTATAGCGATTGGGAgaaatttcgttttttttttttttctttttgggagaatttttgttttttaatttttgtttttttgtgtaGGTAGAatgtatttttatactttttttagaTTACGCttgatgttatttttttttaattcataattgGAGTtgtcaaatattatctaaataatataaaaaattttctgtccACTGTTTAGATTGCTCTACGTTGTTAAAAAAGTAAACGGTTCATATAGGTTATAAAATATTGTC
Coding sequences within it:
- the LOC109706317 gene encoding uncharacterized protein LOC109706317 is translated as MAVLSRTRSGGPILSGGAESLRPSSSPTTRAPSPPPFASSSASAFASSSSAGAASFVSSSSGASFFRRPVSPTRIHLLVPPRSAPHPARSVSVAERHLNRRRGGGDGAGAAHPKTCLCSPTTHPGSFRCSLHKGYAVPPHGGGGGGGRGGSVSAQLNMRRSAMANSLVRIGAVEGEWVRRALTAPIRPSSHQLRRRAAYQPRPSRLSTMSAAEGADL